Below is a genomic region from Azoarcus sp. KH32C.
ATCCGCACGGTTGCCTGGAGAGCATGCGGCGCCTCAAAGACCTCGGCATCAAGCTCTTCATCGACGACTTCGGCACCGGTTATTCATCGCTGGCCTACCTCCAGAAGTTTCCGGTCGACGCCATCAAGATCGACCAGAGCTTCGTCCGCGACATGCTTTCGGATACCGACTCGGCGGTGATCGTGCGCTCCACGATCGATCTGGCCCACGACCTGGACCTGGAAGTCGTGGCCGAAGGCGTCGAAGACCGCCAGAGGTGGGACCATCTGGCCGAAGAAGGCTGCGATATCGCGCAGGGCTATTTCGTAAGCCAGCCCCTCCCGGCCGACACCTACCTCGCCTGGCGCGCTGACGCGACGATCGTCAAAGGACCGCTGCAGTAGATGCACCTGCTGGAGGGCGCGGTCACGCTCGGAGACGAGCGCGGCCCGCGCGTCCGGATCCTTGCGGCTAAACGTTATTCCCGGACATATCGAAGACGAGGACTTCCGCGGAATGCGCGTCGTCGAGGACGATCGACGATTCGCCGTCGAGCGCCGCCCCGTCGCCCGTGCCGAGACGCTGGCCGTTGAGCGTGACCTCGCCGCGGGCGACCTGCACCCACGCGATACGCCCCGCGGCGAGTCCGTGTTCCACGCTCTGGCCGCCGTCGAGCAGCGTCGAGTACAGGCGCACGTCCTGATGAACCGTCACCGAGCCGTCACTGCCATCCGGGCTCGCGATCAGACGCAGACGCCCGTTGCGCTCGTCACTCGGGAAATTGCGCTGTTCGTATCCGGGTTTGAGACCGCGTGCGGCGGGGATGATCCAGATCTGCAGGAAGTGGACCGGGTCGGAGCCCGAGTGGTTGTATTCGCTGTGGCTGATGCCGGTGCCGGCAGTCATGCGCTGCACGTCCCCTGGCCGGATCACCGAGCCCGTGCCGATACTGTCCTTGTGCTCGAGCGCGCCCTCCAGCACATAGGAAATGATCTCCATGTCGCGGTGGCTGTGCGTCGGAAAGCCCTCGCCGGGAATGACGCGGTCTTCGTTGATGACGCGCAAGGGGCCGAAGCCCATGTGCTTGGCGTCGTAATAGTGCCCGAACGAGAAGCTGTGCTTCGAATTCAGCCAGTCGAAATCGGCCACGCCGCGCTCGTTTGCCCTTCTGATCGTGATCATTTTGAAGCTCCTTGTGAGTGTCCGTGGGGATCACTGTAGGAGCGTTCAGGTGGGCGAAAAACCACCCCCGTCGCGATTCACTGTTGCATCATGGGCAACAATTGATGCGAAGGGCTGGGATTGAACGGGCAACAATCAAACTCGGCCAGGGAGAGGATGGCAATCCGCCCCCTGGCGTTCGGAAGGAATCAGCCCTGCTTCACTTCCAGCAGGCTGTCATCCCATTTCTCGTGCTTCTCGAGACCCACGAGATTCGCCGTCGTGGCCGCGATGTTCGACAGGCCGGCCTTGGCGTCCGCCTTGAGCCCCAGCTTGCCGCCACTCACGTTGTCGTAGAGGATCAGCGGAACCGGGTTCAGCGTGTGCGCCGTCTTGGCCTTGTAGGAGCCGTCCGGGTTGGTCGCCGGCTGCTTGGTCTTCTTGTCGAGCTCGTACATCTCGTCGGCGTTACCGTGGTCGGCCGTGATCAGGGCCACACCGCCGGCCGCGTCGATCGCGGGCAGCAGGCGCGCGAGCTGCAGATCGACCGCTTCGATCGCCATCGTCGCCGCGCGGAAGTTGCCCGAGTGTCCGACCATGTCGCCGTTGGCGTAGTTGCAGCGCAGGACCTTGTACTTGCCGCTTTGGACGGCCGCGATCATCGCGTCGGTGATCTCGGCCGCCTTCATCCACGGACGCTGCTCGAAGGGTACGACGTCGCTCGGCACCTCCTGGTAGGTCTCGCCGTCGAACTTGCTCGAACGGTTGCCGTTCCAGAAGTAGGTGACGTGGCCGAACTTCTGCGTTTCCGAGCACGCGAACTGGGCGATGCCGGCCTTCGAGAACCACTCGCCCATCGTGTCGCGGATCGCCGGCGGCGCGACGAGGAAGCGCTTCGGCAGCTTCAGGTCGCCGTCGTACTGCAGCATGCCAGCGTAGGTCACCTTCGGCGTGCGGACGCGGTCGAACTTGTCGAAATCGGCTTCCTCGAAGGCGCGCGTGATCTCGATCGCGCGGTCGCCGCGGAAGTTGAAGAAGACGACCGAATCACCGTCCTCGATCGTGCCGACGGGCTTGCCGCCTTCCGCGATCACGAAGGGCGGCAGATCCTGGTCGATGGTGCCGGGGAAGCGCTTGCGCAGTTCGACGACGGCGGCCGACGCGCTGGCGAACTGGTCGCCTTCGCCGAGCACGTGCACGTGCCAGCCCTTCTCGACCATCTTCCAGTTGGCGTCGTAGCGGTCCATCGTAATGTTCTGGCGGCCGCCGCCCGAGGCGATGCGGGCGTCGAAACCGCCGGTGCTGAGCTCAGCGAGGAAGGCTTCGAAGGGTTCGACGTATTCGAGCGCGCTGGTTTCCGGCACGTCGCGGCCGTCGAGCAGTGCGTGGATGCGCACCGTCTTGACGCCCTCCTCCTTCGCCTTCGCCACCATCGCCTTCAGGTGGTCGATGTGGCTATGGACGTTGCCGTCGGAGAACAGGCCGAGGAAATGGACGACGCCGCGACCGGCTTTGGCGCCGGCGACGATCTGCTGCCAGGCTTCGCCTTGCCAGATTTCGCCTGAGGAGATCGCGCTCGACACGAGCGCCGCGCCCTGACTATAGACCTGACCGGCGCCGATGGCGTTGTGGCCGACTTCCGAGTTCCCCATGTCTTCGTCCGAAGGCATGCCGACAGCCGTGCCATGCGCGCGGAGCGCGATGTTCGGGTACTCGGCGAACAGCCGGTCGAGGGTCGGCTTCGTGGCCGCCGCGATGGCGCTGCCCAGATCGGACTTCGGAATGCCGTAGCCATCCATGACGATGATGACGACAGGCCCTTTAACTCCGGGAAAAGAGGAAAGTTTTTGCAGCACTTTTTGGCCCTAGGGGGAAAGAAAAAGTCGGAAAAATCTGAAACAAGCCGCGAAGGGGCTCAAGTATCGGGGCCCGGCGTGGCGGGGTCAATCCGCGGCCCGCACACCAATTGTTTCAACGCGCCACTCCTCGCAAGCGCCATTCCCTCAGAACGGGACAACGCTTTCGAAAGTCATGGGCACCCGCCGCTCGGGGTGGATGAACGCGATCGCCGTGGCGTGCAGATGCATGCGGGCATGGCGCGCCGCGCTGTCCGGCGGCGCGTAGAGCACGTCGCCGAGGATGGGATGGCCCAGCGACATCAGGTGCACGCGCAACTGGTGCGTCCGGCCGGTGACGGGCTTGAGCTCCATGCGCGAGACGGCCTCGGCGCCCTCCCCGCTGCGGGCAACGACGCGATACCGGGTCAGCGCGCGGCGGCCGTTCACCGGGTCGACGATCTGGCGCGGATTGTTGTCGGGGTCCGCCGCGAGAGGCAGATCGATCTCGCCGCTGTCGCTCGCGACGTGGCCGTGGACCGAAGCGACGTAGCGCTTGCCGACGGTCCGCTGGGCGAAGGCTGCGTTCATCCGGCGCAACATTTCGGCGCCGCGGGCGAGCAGGATCAGCCCGGAGGTCGCCATGTCGAGCCGGTGCACGAGCAAGGCATCGTCGTAGAGCGCCTGCACCCGCGCTTCGAGGCAGTCCTGCCGGTCGTCGCCGCGGGCGGGCTGTGAGAGCAGGCCGGCCGGCTTGTCGGCCACGACGATCGCGTCGTCGGCGTAGAGGATGGCGGGAGCGAGATGCGGCACTGTCGGGAAAGGATAAGAGGCTTACGCGGCCAAGCCTTTTATCAAGAATCCGCCGCGGCGGCAAACGGAAAATTCCCCGACTTTGCCGGCACAATAAGGCCCCCAACCCTTTGCATGCCGAGTACTCATGTCCCGACTGCCCCAACGCATCGTCTGCCTCAGCACCGAAACCGTCGAGGTTCTCTATGCGCTCGGCGAAGCGCATCGCATCGTCGGGATTTCCGGCTACACCGTGATCCCGCCCGAGGCCCGCAAGGAAAAGCCGAAGGTGTTCGCGTTCTCAACCGGTGATCTCGAACGGATCCTCGCAGTCCAGCCCGACCTGGTGCTGTGCTTCTGCGACCTGCAGGCCGACATCGCACGCGACCTCGTCAAGGCCGGCGTCCCGGTACACGTCTTCAACCAGCGCAGCGTCGAAGACATCCTCGCGATGATCGAGACGGTCGGGCGCCTCGTCGGCGCGGAGGAACGGGCGCAAGCGCTGGTCGGCGAGCTCGAAGCCGTGATCGCCGCCACACGCGCCGCGGCGGCCCGCCTTCCCCATCGGCCGCGCGTGTACTTCGAGGAATGGGACGAGCCTGCGATCTCCGGCATCCGTTGGGTGTCGGAATTGATCGGGATCGCGGGCGGCGAAGACGTCTTCGGCGAACTCGCGGCCCGACCGTCCGCACGCGACCGAATCCTTCCCGATCCTTTGGAGGCCGCCCGCCGATGCCCCGACCTCATCATCGGATCCTGGTGCGGCAAACGCTTCCGGCCCGAAAAAGTTGTGGCACGGCCGGGCTGGGAGGATGTGCCCGCCGTGCGCGACGGGCACATCCACGAGCTCAAGTCGGCGATCATCCTCGCCCCCGGCCCGGTCGCGATCCGCGAGGGGCTACCCGCGCTGGCAAAGCTGATCGCGGATTGGGCGAAGGGGCCGGGAGCGGGCACTTAGCAGATCCTTTTCCCGCTCGCTACCTGTTACTCCACGCGCTTGCCCAGCCAGGGCGAGCTGGCGAGGTGCCCCCGTTCGAAGGCGGCGATTTCCGCCGCATGGAGCAGCGTCTCGCCGATGTCGTCGAGCCCGTTGAGCAGCCGGTCCCGGCGGAAGGGATCGATGTCGAACGTAATCGCCTCGCCCGACGGCGTCACGACAACCTGCTTCTCCAGGTCGACCGTCAGGCGATAGCCCTCGGTCGCCGCGACTTCGTCGAACAGGCGGTCGATCACGTCGCTCGGCAGCGTGATCGGCAGCAGGCCGTTCTTGAAGCAGTTGTTGAAGAAGATGTCGGCGAAGCTGGTCCCGACCAGTGCGCGGATGCCGTACTGCTCGAGCGCCCACGGCGCATGCTCGCGTGACGAGCCGCAGCCGAAGTTCTCGCGCGTGAGCAGGATGCTCGCCCCTTCGTAGCGCGGCCGGTTCAGCTCGAAATCCGGATTGAGCTTGCGGCTCGCCGGGTCGATGCCGATGTAGCCCGCATCGAGGTAGCGCCATTCGTCGAAGCAATGCGGCCCGAATCCGGAGCGGTGGATGGACTTCAGGAACTGCTTCGGGATGATCGCATCCGTGTCGACGTTTTCCCGGTCGAGCGGCGCGACGAGGCCGTTCAGGACGGTGAATTTGTTCATATCTTTTCCTCAGTTCAATTCGCGGACGTCAACGAAACGGCCAGCGACCGCAGCGGCGGCCGCCATTTCGGGGCTCACGAGGTGCGTTCGGCCCCCCGCGCCCTGACGCCCTTCGAAGTTACGGTTCGACGTCGAGGCACAGCGCTCGCCGGCACCGAGGCGGTCGTTGTTCATCCCCAGGCACATCGAACAGCCCGGCTCGCGCCACTCGAAGCCCGCTCGCACGAAGATCCGGTCCAGCCCCTCCCGCTCGGCCTGCTCCTTCACGAGTCCCGACCCGGGCACGACGATCGCGAGCTTCACGTTGACCGCGACGCTGCGCCCTTCGACGACCTTGGCCGCGGCGCGCAGGTCTTCGATGCGCGAATTGGTACAGGAGCCGATGAAGACCTTGTCGATGGGGACGTCCGTGATCGGCGTCAGCGGTTCGAGGCCCATGTAGGCGAGTGCGCGCTCGATCGCGTCGCGCTTGACCGGGTCGCTCTCAGCAGACGGATCCGGCGTGCGACCGCCCACGGGGATCACCATCTCCGGCGACGTGCCCCAGGTGACCTGCGGCGCGATATCCGCCGCGTCGATCTCGACCATCCGGTCGAAGACCGCGTCGGGATCGGAACGCAGCGTCTTCCACGCTTCGACCGCCTCATCCCATTTGTTGCTGCACGGCGCGTAGGGACGCCCCTTGAGGTAGTCGATCGTCGTGTCGTCGACCGCAACGAGACCCGCCCGCGCGCCGGCCTCGATCGCCATGTTGCAGACCGTCATCCGGCCTTCCACCGACATCTCGCGGAACACGCTGCCGGCGAATTCGATCGTGTGTCCGGTGCCGCCCGCGGTGCCAATGCGGCCGATGATGTGCAGCGCGACATCCTTGGGCGTGACGCCTGCCGCGAGCCGGCCCTCGACGCGGACCAGCATGTTGCGCGATTTCTTCATCACCATGCACTGCGTCGCGAGCACATGCTCGACGTCCGACGTGCCGATCCCGAAGGCCAAGGCGCCGAACGCGCCGTGCGTGCTGGTGTGCGAATCGCCGCAAACGATGGTCATGCCCGGCAGCGTCGCCCCCTGCTCCGGTCCGATGACGTGCACGATGCCTTGGCGCTTGTCGTCGAGGCCGAAGAGCGTCACCGCATGCTCCTTGCAGTTCTCGATCAGCGTGTTGACCTGCAGCGCTGCGATCTCGTCCTCGATGCCCTTCACGCGGTCCTTGGTCGGCACGTTGTGGTCCGGCGTCGCGACGATGCTACTGATGCGCCACGGCTTGCGGCCGGCGAGCTTCAGGCCCTCGAAGGCCTGCGGGCTCGTGACCTCGTGCATGATGTGGCGGTCGATGTAGATCAGGCTGCTGCCGTCGTCGCCCTGCCTGACGACGTGCGCGTCCCAGATCTTGTCATAGAGTGTCTTTCCCATCGCGTCCTGGCTCCTGGTCGTTTAACCGCAGGGGCCATGGTCGCAAAGCGCGGCGAGGCTGAAAAACGGTCCTTCGCCATGGCAGCCATCTCGTTTGGAGATGGCTGACCCGTCATGCGGTCAGGTGAGAAAGCAGCAGGCGCGCCGCGACGGGAAGATAGGCAGCATCTCGAACCACGATGTGAAGTTGGCGCGTCGCCCACTTGTCGGTCAGCCGGATCAGCCGCAGCCCGAGCGCGGAGGCGAAGAAGCGGCCGACGCGTTCCGGAACGACGCCGACGCCGAGCCCGACATCCACCATCCGGCACAAGGCGTCGAAGCTCGTCACATGAATGCGCAGGCGGCGGACCATGCCCGCTTCGGCCGCGGCGTTTTCGAGCAGCGTGAAGAGCGCGCTGTTCTGGCTCAGACCAACATGGTCGTAGGCGAGACTCGCGACGTAGCCCGTCTCCTCCATCGCCGCGAGCGGGTGGTCGGGCCGCACCAGCAGGACGAGCTGGTCGCAGCGGTACGGATAGCATTCGAGGCCGTCAAGTTCGCCTGCGTCGGACACGACACCGAGATCGGTCCGTCCCTCGCGCACGGCACGCAGGATGTCCGTGCTCAGGTGTTCCTGCAGGTCGATCTTGATGCCTTCGTTCGCCGTCATGAAGGCCCGGAGATCCTCGGGCAGGAATTCGACGACGGCGGAGATGTTTGCGTGCATGCGCACATGGCCCCGCACGCCCTGCGCATATTCGGACATCTCCGCGTGCAGCAGGTCGACGCTTCGCAGCACGCTGCGCGCATGAAACAGCAGCGCCTCGCCCGCGGCCGTGGGCTTGACCCCCCGCGCGCCGCGTTCGAGCAGCGGCAGGCCGAAGAGCTGCTCCAGTTCGACGAGCCGCTTGCTGACCGCCGACGCGACGATGTGCTCGCGCTCGGCGCCCTTCGCGATCGCGCCCGTCTCGCAGACCGCGACGAAGAGCTGCATCGAAACGAGGTCGACCCGTTTCACGACGACGCCCTCGCCGCTCTCACCCGCGTTGCTGTCTTCAAGTTCCCTCTTCTCCCCGGCGATTCAGCTCGCATCCGGAGAGTTTCGGGGATCGCGACGCAGGTTCGCAAGCCCCAGGCGCTCAGGCGGCGCCCGCGGACAATGCGTCGATGCGCCTTCGGAGCGTCGCGCACTCGTCGACGAATCGAGAGCGCACATGCGCGAAATAATCTTCCCAGTCGTCGACGCTTCTCGCCTGACGATAGACGGTGTCGAGTTGGAGGGTCTGGATAGCAAGGATCAGGTCGGCAACCTGGTCCTGCAGGTCGCGGACGCGACTGCGCGCCGAGTGGTCGGTCGATGCGCTTGTGCTCGCCGTGGTGTCCTGGCGCGCGATGGAATCGGTTTCGAGTTCGCCCAGGAGACGCTGAAGTGCCGCCAGGTCGCTCCTGCGATAGGCTTCCTGGACGCTGAGAAAGGACTCGTGCGCCGCGTCCTTGTCGGTGTCGCCCACCCGGTCCGGATGGCAGCGCATGACGGCCGCGCGGTAGAGACGGCGCAGCTCGTCTTGTTCCTCTTCGTCCAGTTGCGCGGATGCCTGCCGTGAGGACTCCTCGACGGTCTTGTGAAAGGCGTCGCGTTCCTTCGCGGCCGCGCCCGCCTCTTCGCGGTCGGAAGCCGCGCCCGTTTGTTCGGCTCTCAGCCGGTAGTATTCGGCGCGCAGCATCAAGCATTCCTCGATCACCGTGCCCAAGGCCACGTACTGGGACTGCTGGAACTGGCACACCAGCCGCTGCATCTCCGCGAGCCGCACTGTGAGATCCCGCATCTGCCCTTGCAACATGACCGCACGGGCGATCAGCTTGTCCAGGTCCGCATCGGGCATATGCGCGACGGCGGCTTCGGCGGTGGCGGGTTCGGGGACTTCCTCGTCCTCGATTTCAGCGGATTCCGCGGGCAGGACTTCGAGCTCGGGCAGAAGCTCTTCCGACTTCGACGCTGGCTGCTGTTCCGGCTCGGCGGCAGGTCCAGGCTCTGCGACCTGCGGTTCGGGTTCGACGAGAGGCGGTGGAAGCTCGACAACGGCGGCTGCGGCCGTGGTCTCGTCTCGCTTGATCTCAGGAGTCCGGCGCTCACCCTGGCCGAAGAAGGCGAGCATCGCGCCGCGGACGCGGTGAACGAAGGTCGATAGATTCATGCCCGAATCGCGTCACCGTTTCGATGCCGCGCCCCCGAAAAGTGTCGACCTTAGCATTCTGACGGAATATCGGCCGCCAAGAGCGTCGATTCCGGTAAGGAAATGTCATCGGGGGAGGCCGTGGCGGGCCTGCGGAGGGCGACGCGTCGCACGGGATTGCGACGCGTCGTCGAAAGGCTTAGCTCGCGAGCCGGCGATCGGGGAAGTCGATCACCCGCGCCTGGTGCCGACGTTCCTGGAAGAACTGCTGCAGGCCGGTCTTGCCACGTGCCGGCGAGAAGCCGGTGAGCATCTGCATCTTGGTCTGCGCGGCGGTCATGATGTCGAACCATGCGCGGAGCAAGACTTCCATGCGTGCGGCGCTTTCCGGGCTCAGCTGCGGCATCGTCTCGCTGTCCATGGCCTGACGGCGCGAGATGTTGTCGATTGCGAGGTTCGCGGTCTCGTTCTGGATCTGGAGCAGCCGTTCCCGCAGCGACAGCAGCAGCGTGTTCATGACCATGATCGTCCGCATGCTCATGTTGCCGGCCGCTTCGCTGGCGTGTAGCGAGTCCGACCCTTCGGGCAACGGCGGGACGATCATCGACGCGCTCTCGCGCAGCCCGAGCGTCTCTTCGAT
It encodes:
- a CDS encoding RluA family pseudouridine synthase, which codes for MPHLAPAILYADDAIVVADKPAGLLSQPARGDDRQDCLEARVQALYDDALLVHRLDMATSGLILLARGAEMLRRMNAAFAQRTVGKRYVASVHGHVASDSGEIDLPLAADPDNNPRQIVDPVNGRRALTRYRVVARSGEGAEAVSRMELKPVTGRTHQLRVHLMSLGHPILGDVLYAPPDSAARHARMHLHATAIAFIHPERRVPMTFESVVPF
- a CDS encoding LysR family transcriptional regulator — encoded protein: MKRVDLVSMQLFVAVCETGAIAKGAEREHIVASAVSKRLVELEQLFGLPLLERGARGVKPTAAGEALLFHARSVLRSVDLLHAEMSEYAQGVRGHVRMHANISAVVEFLPEDLRAFMTANEGIKIDLQEHLSTDILRAVREGRTDLGVVSDAGELDGLECYPYRCDQLVLLVRPDHPLAAMEETGYVASLAYDHVGLSQNSALFTLLENAAAEAGMVRRLRIHVTSFDALCRMVDVGLGVGVVPERVGRFFASALGLRLIRLTDKWATRQLHIVVRDAAYLPVAARLLLSHLTA
- the leuC gene encoding 3-isopropylmalate dehydratase large subunit, with amino-acid sequence MGKTLYDKIWDAHVVRQGDDGSSLIYIDRHIMHEVTSPQAFEGLKLAGRKPWRISSIVATPDHNVPTKDRVKGIEDEIAALQVNTLIENCKEHAVTLFGLDDKRQGIVHVIGPEQGATLPGMTIVCGDSHTSTHGAFGALAFGIGTSDVEHVLATQCMVMKKSRNMLVRVEGRLAAGVTPKDVALHIIGRIGTAGGTGHTIEFAGSVFREMSVEGRMTVCNMAIEAGARAGLVAVDDTTIDYLKGRPYAPCSNKWDEAVEAWKTLRSDPDAVFDRMVEIDAADIAPQVTWGTSPEMVIPVGGRTPDPSAESDPVKRDAIERALAYMGLEPLTPITDVPIDKVFIGSCTNSRIEDLRAAAKVVEGRSVAVNVKLAIVVPGSGLVKEQAEREGLDRIFVRAGFEWREPGCSMCLGMNNDRLGAGERCASTSNRNFEGRQGAGGRTHLVSPEMAAAAAVAGRFVDVRELN
- a CDS encoding ABC transporter substrate-binding protein gives rise to the protein MSRLPQRIVCLSTETVEVLYALGEAHRIVGISGYTVIPPEARKEKPKVFAFSTGDLERILAVQPDLVLCFCDLQADIARDLVKAGVPVHVFNQRSVEDILAMIETVGRLVGAEERAQALVGELEAVIAATRAAAARLPHRPRVYFEEWDEPAISGIRWVSELIGIAGGEDVFGELAARPSARDRILPDPLEAARRCPDLIIGSWCGKRFRPEKVVARPGWEDVPAVRDGHIHELKSAIILAPGPVAIREGLPALAKLIADWAKGPGAGT
- the leuD gene encoding 3-isopropylmalate dehydratase small subunit; translation: MNKFTVLNGLVAPLDRENVDTDAIIPKQFLKSIHRSGFGPHCFDEWRYLDAGYIGIDPASRKLNPDFELNRPRYEGASILLTRENFGCGSSREHAPWALEQYGIRALVGTSFADIFFNNCFKNGLLPITLPSDVIDRLFDEVAATEGYRLTVDLEKQVVVTPSGEAITFDIDPFRRDRLLNGLDDIGETLLHAAEIAAFERGHLASSPWLGKRVE
- a CDS encoding pirin family protein: MITIRRANERGVADFDWLNSKHSFSFGHYYDAKHMGFGPLRVINEDRVIPGEGFPTHSHRDMEIISYVLEGALEHKDSIGTGSVIRPGDVQRMTAGTGISHSEYNHSGSDPVHFLQIWIIPAARGLKPGYEQRNFPSDERNGRLRLIASPDGSDGSVTVHQDVRLYSTLLDGGQSVEHGLAAGRIAWVQVARGEVTLNGQRLGTGDGAALDGESSIVLDDAHSAEVLVFDMSGNNV
- a CDS encoding J domain-containing protein, with amino-acid sequence MLAFFGQGERRTPEIKRDETTAAAAVVELPPPLVEPEPQVAEPGPAAEPEQQPASKSEELLPELEVLPAESAEIEDEEVPEPATAEAAVAHMPDADLDKLIARAVMLQGQMRDLTVRLAEMQRLVCQFQQSQYVALGTVIEECLMLRAEYYRLRAEQTGAASDREEAGAAAKERDAFHKTVEESSRQASAQLDEEEQDELRRLYRAAVMRCHPDRVGDTDKDAAHESFLSVQEAYRRSDLAALQRLLGELETDSIARQDTTASTSASTDHSARSRVRDLQDQVADLILAIQTLQLDTVYRQARSVDDWEDYFAHVRSRFVDECATLRRRIDALSAGAA
- the gpmI gene encoding 2,3-bisphosphoglycerate-independent phosphoglycerate mutase, with amino-acid sequence MLQKLSSFPGVKGPVVIIVMDGYGIPKSDLGSAIAAATKPTLDRLFAEYPNIALRAHGTAVGMPSDEDMGNSEVGHNAIGAGQVYSQGAALVSSAISSGEIWQGEAWQQIVAGAKAGRGVVHFLGLFSDGNVHSHIDHLKAMVAKAKEEGVKTVRIHALLDGRDVPETSALEYVEPFEAFLAELSTGGFDARIASGGGRQNITMDRYDANWKMVEKGWHVHVLGEGDQFASASAAVVELRKRFPGTIDQDLPPFVIAEGGKPVGTIEDGDSVVFFNFRGDRAIEITRAFEEADFDKFDRVRTPKVTYAGMLQYDGDLKLPKRFLVAPPAIRDTMGEWFSKAGIAQFACSETQKFGHVTYFWNGNRSSKFDGETYQEVPSDVVPFEQRPWMKAAEITDAMIAAVQSGKYKVLRCNYANGDMVGHSGNFRAATMAIEAVDLQLARLLPAIDAAGGVALITADHGNADEMYELDKKTKQPATNPDGSYKAKTAHTLNPVPLILYDNVSGGKLGLKADAKAGLSNIAATTANLVGLEKHEKWDDSLLEVKQG